One segment of Ancylothrix sp. D3o DNA contains the following:
- a CDS encoding BamA/TamA family outer membrane protein, producing the protein MRLPPVWVAVLTASTTLSLSNSISAKTLTSTDTYSADSASEHLSLAKNPLFSAGLPKTSLSFERGEGAEKMAVVPINERMRAGSRLNEQAKEQTSESPEIATKTENLPLFSREMPAEDLLKAAPNRAIFSGLADDKSTDNDISAGAQKSLEPRNISVQPAPTPTNFREIKSFLPSGAQSEQKQIATAQTEATTAEWLTVLSTGLLKPQQHPAIAQNPEPVPPPPPPQTPPPTRPAPPPAPIPLPVTPPRQSSDCPDPNAPQVLVAEVAVSGVEGELQNEVYRVIRTQPGRTTNRCQLQEDINGIFATGLFSTVDYQPQDTPLGVRVTFVVQQNPILQSVVINAVPAGAAGVVPQSVVDEIFRPQYGTILNLRQFQEGVRRLNQWYKDNGYILAQVIASSPVDNQGRVTLQVAEGVVEDVQIRFLNKEGEATDEEGNPIRGRTREFIITREMALKPGGVLNETSLIADLRRLFGLGIFEKVEPSLNPGQDPRKVVVVLNVTERNTGSLGAGAGLSSATGLFGTVSYQESNLGGNNQKLGAQLQVSERALLFDVSFTDPWIAGDPFRTSYTVNGFRRRSISLIFAGGPNEVELPDDQGRPRIVRTGGGVTFTRPLTPNPLVASEWTASLGLQYQRVETRDSDGDIATVDEAGSPLSFSGDGQDDLTTVQFGLVRDLRDNALKPTRGSVLRLTTEQSIPIGAGNILLNRLRGSYSQYVPVNFFRFAEGAQTLAFNFQIGTILGDLPPYEAFALGGSNSVRGFDEGDLGSGRSFVQATAEYRFPVFSFLNGALFVDFGSDLGSGSSVPGDPAGVRGKPGTGLGYGLGVRVDTPLGPIRVDYGFSTEGDARFHFGIGERF; encoded by the coding sequence ATGCGACTACCTCCCGTATGGGTGGCAGTTTTAACCGCCTCAACAACCCTCTCATTATCGAACTCTATCAGTGCAAAAACTCTAACTTCGACTGATACTTATTCCGCAGATAGTGCCAGTGAGCATCTGAGTTTGGCAAAAAACCCATTGTTCTCAGCCGGCCTGCCAAAAACATCCCTTAGTTTTGAGCGTGGCGAAGGCGCGGAGAAAATGGCAGTTGTGCCAATCAATGAAAGAATGCGGGCCGGCAGTCGTCTGAATGAGCAAGCAAAAGAACAGACATCTGAAAGCCCAGAAATTGCCACAAAAACCGAAAATTTACCCTTATTTTCTAGGGAAATGCCGGCTGAGGATTTGTTAAAAGCTGCGCCGAACAGGGCGATTTTTAGCGGACTTGCCGACGACAAAAGTACAGACAATGATATAAGCGCAGGTGCACAGAAATCTCTCGAACCTAGAAACATCTCGGTTCAACCGGCCCCTACGCCGACAAATTTTCGGGAAATAAAGTCTTTTTTGCCTTCCGGGGCTCAAAGTGAGCAAAAACAGATAGCGACCGCCCAGACAGAGGCGACTACGGCTGAATGGTTAACAGTGTTATCAACCGGCCTACTCAAACCCCAACAACACCCAGCCATTGCCCAAAACCCCGAACCAGTCCCACCGCCACCACCACCACAAACACCGCCACCGACCAGACCAGCGCCGCCACCGGCCCCCATACCCTTGCCGGTGACACCGCCGCGTCAAAGCAGCGATTGTCCTGATCCGAATGCGCCTCAAGTTTTGGTGGCCGAAGTTGCCGTCAGTGGGGTAGAAGGCGAATTGCAAAATGAAGTGTATCGCGTGATTCGCACACAACCCGGACGGACTACCAACCGCTGCCAATTGCAAGAAGACATAAACGGAATTTTTGCAACGGGGTTGTTTTCCACCGTTGATTACCAACCACAAGACACGCCCTTGGGGGTGAGAGTTACCTTTGTGGTACAACAAAACCCAATTTTGCAAAGTGTGGTAATTAATGCAGTGCCGGCCGGTGCCGCTGGTGTGGTGCCGCAAAGCGTCGTAGATGAAATTTTTAGGCCGCAGTATGGCACGATTCTCAACTTGCGGCAATTTCAAGAAGGCGTCAGACGTTTAAATCAGTGGTACAAAGACAACGGTTATATTTTGGCGCAGGTCATCGCCTCAAGTCCGGTGGATAACCAAGGCAGAGTGACTCTCCAAGTAGCTGAAGGTGTCGTCGAAGATGTCCAAATTCGCTTTCTTAATAAAGAAGGAGAAGCGACTGATGAAGAGGGGAATCCGATTCGAGGCCGCACTCGTGAATTTATTATTACGCGAGAAATGGCACTAAAGCCTGGGGGAGTGCTTAATGAAACTTCCTTGATCGCCGATCTGCGCCGCTTATTTGGGTTGGGGATTTTTGAAAAAGTCGAACCGTCTTTAAATCCAGGTCAAGATCCCCGCAAGGTTGTGGTGGTGTTGAATGTTACAGAAAGAAATACCGGCTCACTGGGTGCCGGTGCCGGTTTATCTTCGGCCACCGGTTTGTTTGGTACTGTCAGCTATCAAGAATCAAACCTAGGTGGAAATAACCAAAAATTAGGGGCGCAGTTACAAGTCAGCGAACGCGCTTTATTGTTTGATGTATCTTTCACAGATCCTTGGATTGCCGGTGATCCTTTCCGTACTTCTTATACAGTGAACGGTTTCCGCCGCCGGTCGATTTCTTTAATTTTCGCTGGGGGGCCCAATGAAGTCGAGTTACCGGATGATCAGGGACGGCCTCGAATTGTGCGAACCGGCGGCGGTGTCACCTTTACTCGTCCTTTGACTCCCAATCCTCTTGTAGCTTCTGAGTGGACAGCCTCGCTCGGTTTGCAGTATCAGCGCGTGGAAACCCGCGACTCTGATGGTGATATTGCCACAGTCGATGAAGCCGGCAGTCCCTTAAGTTTTAGTGGAGATGGCCAGGATGATTTAACTACGGTTCAGTTTGGCTTAGTCCGAGATTTGCGGGATAACGCTTTAAAACCAACCAGGGGTTCAGTGCTGCGGTTGACCACAGAACAATCGATTCCGATTGGTGCCGGAAATATTCTCCTCAACCGCCTACGCGGTAGTTATTCGCAGTATGTGCCGGTGAACTTTTTTAGATTTGCTGAAGGGGCGCAAACTCTGGCATTTAATTTCCAAATCGGTACGATTTTAGGCGATTTGCCACCCTATGAGGCGTTTGCTTTGGGGGGTAGCAACTCGGTACGCGGTTTTGATGAAGGTGATTTAGGAAGCGGTCGCAGTTTTGTTCAGGCGACGGCTGAGTATCGTTTTCCGGTGTTTTCGTTTTTGAATGGGGCGTTATTTGTGGATTTTGGCAGTGATTTAGGCAGCGGCAGTTCTGTCCCAGGCGATCCGGCAGGAGTGCGGGGTAAACCAGGCACCGGCCTTGGTTACGGTTTAGGTGTGCGCGTTGATACTCCCTTGGGGCCGATTCGTGTGGATTATGGTTTCAGTACCGAAGGCGATGCCAGATTTCACTTTGGTATCGGAGAACGTTTCTAA
- a CDS encoding transposase, with the protein MIPIYLPAYSPELNPIKRLWEYVKRDLKWSNYSSLDELKQNVNVILESLTIEEILSVCGWDYIRDSILSANSQLIGRQFS; encoded by the coding sequence GTGATTCCTATATATCTGCCTGCTTATAGTCCGGAGTTAAATCCCATTAAAAGATTGTGGGAATATGTAAAGCGAGACCTAAAATGGTCAAACTACTCCAGTTTAGATGAACTCAAACAAAACGTCAATGTGATTCTGGAATCTCTCACAATTGAAGAGATTTTATCTGTTTGTGGTTGGGATTATATCCGGGACTCTATATTAAGTGCAAATTCACAGTTAATTGGTAGACAATTTAGCTGA
- a CDS encoding DUF3474 domain-containing protein encodes MNKVEQQNGDIKAGTPFSPEPPFTLQQLKAAIPAHCFVPSTWRSLSYFFLDIGIVAGLYAGAHYLDSWFVWPVFWLLAGTMFWALFVVGHDCGHGSFSRLKWLNNLIGHLAHTPILVPFHGWRISHRTHHNNTGNIDTDESWYPVTESKYRQMAWWEKFLRFEPVLLFAYPLYLFRRSPERPGASHFMPDSPLFRPTEKWDVITSTICCALMVGFLGFLTYQNGWLFLLKYYLGPYLVFVVWLDLVTFLHHTEPDIPWYRGKDWYFLKGALSTIDRDYGVINNIHHNIGTHVAHHIFIGIPHYHLKTATEALKPVLGDFYRCSNQPILKAFWNSYRSCHFVSDQGGLVYYRSESTIDVK; translated from the coding sequence ATCAATAAAGTTGAGCAACAAAATGGGGACATAAAGGCAGGGACTCCTTTTTCTCCCGAACCTCCTTTTACCTTGCAGCAATTAAAAGCTGCTATTCCTGCACATTGTTTTGTGCCCTCCACTTGGAGATCGCTTTCTTATTTCTTTTTGGATATTGGTATTGTGGCCGGCCTCTATGCGGGGGCCCATTACCTAGACTCGTGGTTTGTTTGGCCCGTTTTTTGGCTGCTGGCCGGCACGATGTTTTGGGCGTTGTTTGTAGTGGGCCATGACTGCGGACATGGTTCGTTTTCTCGGCTTAAATGGCTCAATAATTTGATCGGCCATTTGGCCCACACTCCGATTTTAGTTCCTTTTCACGGTTGGCGGATCTCTCACCGCACTCACCACAACAACACCGGCAATATTGATACCGATGAAAGTTGGTATCCGGTGACTGAAAGCAAATATCGGCAGATGGCATGGTGGGAAAAGTTTCTCCGCTTTGAGCCGGTTTTGTTGTTTGCTTACCCGCTTTATTTGTTTCGTCGCTCTCCCGAACGTCCGGGCGCTTCCCATTTTATGCCGGATAGCCCTCTGTTTCGGCCTACAGAAAAATGGGATGTGATCACCAGTACAATTTGCTGTGCTTTGATGGTGGGCTTTTTAGGCTTTCTTACCTATCAAAACGGCTGGCTGTTCTTGTTGAAATACTATCTTGGCCCCTATCTTGTGTTTGTGGTTTGGTTGGACTTGGTGACTTTCTTGCACCACACCGAACCCGATATTCCTTGGTATCGTGGCAAAGATTGGTATTTCCTCAAAGGTGCGCTTTCTACAATTGACCGAGATTATGGAGTGATCAATAATATCCACCACAATATCGGTACTCATGTAGCCCATCATATTTTTATCGGGATTCCTCACTATCACCTGAAAACGGCTACGGAAGCGCTTAAGCCGGTTTTGGGCGACTTCTACCGCTGTTCTAATCAGCCTATCTTGAAGGCTTTCTGGAACTCTTACCGTAGCTGTCATTTTGTCTCAGATCAAGGCGGATTGGTTTACTATCGCTCCGAGTCTACCATCGATGTAAAGTGA
- a CDS encoding chromophore lyase CpcT/CpeT: MSHSTDIVALARLMAADFSNQAQAFENPPFFAHIRVCMRPLPVELLGGISLYVEQAYDYILNQPYRVRVLQIIAAGDHIEIENYAIENEQEFYGNSRQPEKLKALTADRLKLLPGCKFITHWTGNGFKGEVEPGKGCMVFRKGKNTYLESSFEIDEHKFISHDRGRDPETDEHIWGSVAGPFEFIRKASFAQEVH; encoded by the coding sequence ATGTCACACTCCACAGATATTGTCGCATTGGCTCGATTAATGGCAGCAGACTTCAGCAACCAAGCCCAAGCCTTTGAAAACCCGCCATTTTTTGCCCACATTCGCGTCTGTATGAGGCCGTTGCCGGTGGAACTGCTAGGAGGAATAAGCCTCTACGTCGAGCAAGCCTATGACTACATACTCAACCAACCTTATCGAGTTCGAGTCCTGCAAATAATCGCCGCCGGCGACCACATCGAAATCGAAAACTACGCCATCGAAAACGAACAAGAATTTTATGGCAACTCCCGCCAACCCGAAAAACTCAAAGCCCTAACAGCCGACCGGCTCAAACTTTTACCCGGATGTAAATTTATCACCCACTGGACAGGGAACGGATTTAAAGGCGAAGTCGAACCAGGCAAAGGCTGTATGGTATTCCGCAAAGGCAAAAATACCTATTTAGAAAGCAGTTTTGAAATAGACGAACACAAATTTATCAGCCATGATCGAGGACGCGACCCCGAAACCGATGAGCATATCTGGGGATCAGTAGCCGGCCCCTTTGAATTCATCCGTAAGGCCAGTTTTGCCCAAGAAGTCCATTAG
- the purC gene encoding phosphoribosylaminoimidazolesuccinocarboxamide synthase: protein MSSQQKLYEGKAKIIYTTDDPEILLAHYKDDATAFNAQKRGTIVGKGQINCTISSHIFRQLETAGIPTHFIDCPTANQMLVRRVTIIPLEVVVRNIAAGSLCKQTGIPEGKVLKTPLVEFYYKNDGLGDPLLTRGRLYEMELATPSQVEELQNMALQINSYLQNFFEKCNITLVDFKLEFGIDSLLKLQLADEISPDTCRLWDNSEADPQKRVMDKDRFRRDLGNVEEAYQRVLERVLSAVETI from the coding sequence ATGTCTTCTCAACAAAAGCTTTACGAAGGCAAAGCAAAAATTATCTACACAACCGATGATCCAGAAATTTTACTGGCACATTACAAAGACGATGCCACAGCTTTTAATGCTCAAAAGCGAGGCACAATTGTCGGCAAAGGCCAGATAAACTGTACCATTTCTAGCCATATCTTTCGGCAACTTGAAACCGCCGGCATTCCCACCCACTTTATCGACTGCCCCACCGCAAACCAAATGCTAGTCAGGCGTGTAACGATCATTCCCCTAGAAGTGGTGGTGAGAAATATTGCCGCCGGCAGTCTGTGCAAACAAACCGGCATACCGGAAGGAAAGGTACTCAAAACTCCCCTAGTCGAGTTTTATTATAAAAACGACGGACTCGGAGATCCTTTGCTCACTCGCGGACGCCTCTACGAAATGGAACTCGCCACCCCCTCTCAAGTTGAAGAACTGCAAAACATGGCATTGCAAATTAATTCGTACCTGCAAAACTTTTTTGAAAAATGTAACATCACCCTCGTAGACTTTAAACTAGAATTTGGTATTGACAGCCTCTTAAAACTGCAACTCGCCGATGAAATTAGCCCCGACACTTGCCGATTGTGGGATAACAGCGAAGCAGATCCACAAAAGCGCGTTATGGATAAAGACCGTTTTCGCCGCGATCTCGGAAACGTCGAAGAAGCTTATCAAAGAGTTTTAGAGCGCGTTTTGTCTGCTGTTGAGACAATTTAA
- a CDS encoding NAD-dependent epimerase/dehydratase family protein → MRVLVIGGDGYCGWATALHLSNRGYEVGILDSLVRRHWDMQLGADTLTPIAPIQQRIQRWQDLTGKKIDLFIGDINNYEFLIDALRRFQPDSLVHFGEQRSAPFSMIDREHAVLTQVNNVVGTLNLLYAMKDEFPDCHLVKLGTMGEYGTPNIDIEEGYITIEHNGRKDTLPYPKQPGSFYHASKVHDSTNIHLACRIWGLRVTDLNQGVVYGVLTEETGMDEMLINRLDYDGVFGTALNRFCIQAAIGHPLTVYGSGGQTRAFLDIRDTVRCMELAIANPAQAGEFRVFNQFTEMFNVGDLAIMVKKAGNALGLNVEINNIDNPRVENEQHYFNAKNTNLLELGLQPHLLSDSLLDSLLNFAVKYQNRVDKNHILPKVSWRR, encoded by the coding sequence ATGAGAGTCCTGGTTATTGGCGGCGATGGTTATTGCGGTTGGGCAACTGCCCTCCATCTTTCAAATCGAGGTTATGAAGTCGGCATATTAGATAGCTTGGTGCGGCGTCATTGGGATATGCAGCTTGGAGCAGATACCTTAACCCCCATAGCTCCCATACAGCAACGCATCCAACGCTGGCAAGATTTGACCGGCAAAAAAATTGACCTATTTATCGGCGACATCAACAACTACGAGTTTTTAATTGATGCGCTCCGCCGGTTTCAACCCGATTCCCTTGTTCACTTTGGCGAACAACGTTCCGCGCCTTTCTCGATGATTGACCGCGAACACGCAGTCTTAACTCAGGTTAACAACGTCGTCGGGACGCTAAATCTTCTGTACGCCATGAAAGATGAATTCCCCGATTGCCACTTGGTCAAACTGGGGACAATGGGAGAATATGGCACTCCCAACATAGACATCGAAGAAGGCTACATCACCATTGAACACAACGGGCGTAAAGACACCCTCCCCTATCCAAAACAACCAGGTAGTTTCTACCACGCAAGCAAAGTTCACGACAGCACAAATATACATTTAGCTTGCCGGATTTGGGGATTGCGAGTCACCGACTTAAATCAAGGTGTGGTTTATGGCGTCTTAACCGAAGAAACCGGCATGGATGAAATGCTGATCAACCGGCTTGACTATGACGGAGTATTCGGAACCGCCTTAAACCGGTTTTGCATCCAAGCAGCCATCGGGCACCCCCTCACCGTCTACGGAAGCGGCGGACAAACTCGCGCTTTCTTAGACATCCGAGATACCGTGCGATGTATGGAATTAGCAATTGCCAATCCTGCTCAAGCCGGAGAATTTCGAGTTTTTAACCAATTCACCGAAATGTTTAACGTCGGCGACTTGGCAATAATGGTGAAAAAAGCCGGAAATGCACTCGGTTTAAACGTCGAAATCAACAACATCGACAACCCCCGCGTTGAAAATGAACAACACTATTTCAACGCTAAAAATACAAACCTCCTCGAACTAGGTTTACAACCTCATTTACTTTCAGATTCCCTGCTCGACTCCCTGCTAAACTTTGCAGTCAAATATCAAAATCGAGTCGATAAAAACCATATCCTGCCCAAAGTATCTTGGCGCCGGTAA
- a CDS encoding glycosyltransferase gives MRIALFTETFLPKVDGIVTRLRHTVEQLQRCGDQVLIFCPEGGLTEYKGAEIHGISGYPLPWYPELKMAFPRPSIGLELQRFKPDIVHVVNPAILGLGGIYYAKTMQIPLLASYHTHLPQYLQHYGWAVLEPLLWELLKNAHNQAALNLCTSTAMVEELSSHGIERVDLWQRGVDTETFHPSLASHSMRVRLSQGNPDNPLLLYVGRLGAEKEIERIKPVLEAIPGARLALVGDGPNRQALQEHFAGTPTHFVGYLQGVELATAYASADAFIFPSRTETLGLVLLEAMAAGCPVVAARSGGIPDIVTDGVNGYLFDPTDETGSITATQRLLAHASERETLRQNARREAERWGWPAATAQLRRYYHRVIACLEMSNAA, from the coding sequence ATGCGAATTGCCTTATTTACAGAAACTTTTTTACCCAAAGTAGACGGAATTGTTACCCGACTGCGGCACACCGTCGAACAATTACAGCGGTGCGGTGATCAAGTCTTAATTTTCTGCCCAGAAGGAGGACTCACCGAATATAAAGGCGCAGAAATTCACGGCATTTCGGGATATCCTTTGCCTTGGTATCCCGAATTAAAAATGGCATTTCCTCGGCCTTCAATTGGATTGGAACTGCAAAGATTTAAACCCGATATTGTTCATGTTGTCAACCCAGCAATTTTAGGATTAGGCGGAATTTATTATGCAAAAACCATGCAAATTCCCCTTTTGGCTTCCTACCACACCCACTTGCCGCAATACTTGCAACATTACGGCTGGGCAGTGCTGGAACCTTTACTCTGGGAATTGCTAAAAAATGCCCACAACCAAGCGGCACTCAATCTTTGCACGTCTACTGCAATGGTAGAAGAATTATCGAGTCACGGCATCGAACGAGTTGATCTTTGGCAGCGCGGTGTTGATACCGAAACTTTTCACCCAAGTTTAGCCTCACACTCCATGCGAGTGCGTTTGAGTCAAGGCAACCCCGACAATCCATTACTCTTATATGTAGGACGTTTAGGAGCAGAAAAAGAAATAGAAAGAATCAAGCCGGTGTTGGAAGCCATCCCCGGAGCCCGACTAGCCCTTGTTGGCGATGGGCCAAACCGCCAAGCTCTGCAAGAACACTTTGCCGGTACCCCCACCCATTTTGTCGGCTACCTCCAAGGAGTCGAACTCGCCACCGCCTACGCTTCCGCCGATGCCTTTATTTTTCCCTCACGCACAGAAACTTTAGGCTTAGTTTTGCTTGAAGCAATGGCTGCCGGCTGTCCTGTTGTTGCCGCTCGGTCGGGAGGCATTCCCGATATCGTCACTGATGGTGTCAATGGCTATCTTTTTGATCCAACAGACGAAACCGGCTCTATTACAGCCACCCAACGCCTGTTAGCTCATGCCAGCGAAAGGGAAACCTTAAGACAAAACGCCCGCCGAGAAGCAGAACGCTGGGGCTGGCCAGCCGCAACTGCCCAACTGCGCCGCTATTATCACCGAGTCATTGCTTGCTTAGAAATGTCCAACGCCGCTTAA
- a CDS encoding adenylate/guanylate cyclase domain-containing protein → MTFSDAGSILATLTQANGMGALARRVKDLPVPEFVCLLDFITAEFQQFLRAIELINNDALETMLEQLLDAFTLKLGQIIRADRTAIFLVDTEKKQLWSKITQAPNAKPLEIRIPVHIGIVGRVAETGELINIADAYTHPSFNKEIDEHPGYQTQSLLCIPIFSNKNPSEVVAVVQLLNKAGNVPFSSEDEDEFRNFASSIGIILESCQSFYVAARKQRGVSALLRATSSLGQSLDLDATLQSVMEQARDLMQADRSTLFLLSKESNELWTKVATTNSKNKVEIRITANKGIAGYVASTGQTLNITDAYQDPRFDPSTDQRTGYLTRTILCMPVYSSSGDLIGVTQLINKKNQGTFTSTDEAFMAAFNRQAGIALENAQLFKNVLIEKQYQKDILQSLSDAVISTDMQGRIVTINDAALELLGCPVKAEGGKHRLLWENKLIDRYIWEVVPIESLRWRLQDSLSKKSHHYLPEQNLIVGLYIVDHKGSSSQARKKESYILAVQDRIKPDFYIPWNELVFEAGGSQIATPIPQEKITQIERSINLTINPLTNPEGGVRGGLVVLEDISREKRLKNTMYRYLTPGVAERVMELGEDSLMVGERKEVTILFSDIRGYTTLTENLGASEVVSLLNQYFETMVEAVFDHDGTLDKFIGDALMAVFGAPLPLADHAWKAVESSLDMRRRLAEFNRKRIVEAQPQIHVGIGISSGDVVSGNIGSQKRMDYTVIGDGVNLSSRLEGVTKEYGCDIILSEYTYELCADKIWVRELDKIRVKGKHQAVNIYELIGDRRQPLDGQKAKMLELYEAGRHAYLVRNFKKSLVYFNQIEEIDPTDRVVAVYLERCLNYLKNPPPETWDGVHTMTTK, encoded by the coding sequence ATGACATTTTCTGATGCTGGTAGCATTCTGGCTACATTAACACAAGCTAATGGCATGGGTGCGTTAGCCCGTCGCGTTAAGGATCTACCAGTTCCCGAATTTGTCTGCTTGCTCGATTTTATTACCGCTGAGTTTCAGCAATTTCTTAGGGCAATAGAACTGATTAATAATGATGCCCTAGAGACGATGTTAGAGCAATTACTTGATGCTTTTACCCTCAAATTAGGGCAAATTATTCGGGCAGATCGTACCGCCATTTTTTTAGTTGATACAGAAAAAAAACAACTGTGGTCTAAAATTACTCAGGCTCCCAATGCTAAACCTTTAGAAATTCGCATACCTGTGCATATTGGCATTGTTGGGCGAGTGGCAGAAACCGGCGAACTTATCAATATTGCCGACGCCTACACTCATCCATCTTTTAACAAAGAAATTGACGAACACCCCGGATATCAAACCCAAAGTCTGCTCTGTATTCCGATTTTTAGTAATAAAAATCCTTCCGAAGTTGTCGCCGTAGTCCAGCTTTTAAATAAAGCCGGTAATGTGCCTTTTAGTAGTGAAGATGAAGATGAATTTCGTAACTTTGCAAGCTCAATAGGTATCATTTTAGAAAGTTGTCAGTCTTTTTATGTAGCGGCGCGGAAACAAAGAGGCGTTTCTGCACTTTTACGGGCGACATCTTCCTTGGGACAAAGTTTAGATTTAGATGCCACTTTACAATCGGTGATGGAGCAAGCTCGTGATTTAATGCAGGCAGATCGCAGTACCTTATTTTTACTCAGTAAAGAAAGTAATGAATTGTGGACAAAAGTAGCTACTACAAACAGTAAAAATAAAGTTGAAATTCGCATCACGGCTAATAAAGGCATTGCCGGTTATGTTGCTTCCACCGGCCAAACCCTTAATATCACTGATGCTTATCAAGACCCTCGGTTTGATCCTAGCACCGACCAACGCACCGGCTATCTGACTCGGACAATATTATGTATGCCGGTGTACAGTTCATCGGGAGATTTAATTGGCGTTACTCAGTTAATTAATAAAAAAAATCAAGGCACTTTTACCAGTACCGATGAAGCCTTTATGGCAGCCTTTAACCGCCAGGCCGGTATTGCCCTTGAAAATGCCCAACTCTTTAAAAACGTCCTCATCGAAAAACAATATCAAAAAGACATTCTTCAAAGTTTATCTGATGCAGTCATTTCCACAGATATGCAAGGCAGAATCGTCACCATCAACGATGCCGCCCTTGAATTATTAGGCTGTCCCGTCAAAGCCGAAGGCGGAAAACACCGGCTTTTATGGGAAAATAAACTAATTGATCGCTACATTTGGGAAGTCGTACCTATCGAGAGTTTGCGTTGGCGTTTGCAAGATAGTCTCAGCAAAAAAAGTCACCATTATCTGCCCGAACAAAACTTAATTGTCGGGCTTTATATCGTGGATCATAAGGGTTCTTCTTCCCAAGCCAGGAAAAAAGAAAGTTATATTTTAGCTGTACAAGATCGCATCAAACCTGATTTTTATATTCCTTGGAATGAGTTGGTATTTGAGGCCGGTGGTTCTCAAATTGCTACCCCAATTCCCCAAGAAAAAATCACCCAAATTGAACGCAGTATCAACCTCACAATTAACCCCCTCACCAACCCGGAAGGAGGCGTGCGAGGCGGCTTAGTTGTCTTAGAAGATATCAGCCGCGAAAAACGTCTAAAAAACACTATGTATCGTTATTTAACTCCTGGTGTGGCCGAAAGAGTTATGGAATTAGGCGAAGACTCTTTGATGGTGGGAGAACGCAAAGAAGTCACCATTTTATTTTCAGATATACGCGGTTATACCACCCTTACAGAAAATTTAGGCGCTTCCGAAGTTGTCTCATTACTTAATCAGTATTTTGAAACAATGGTGGAGGCTGTTTTTGATCACGATGGCACTTTAGATAAATTTATTGGTGACGCCTTGATGGCCGTATTTGGTGCACCTCTTCCTTTAGCAGATCATGCCTGGAAGGCAGTAGAATCATCCCTGGATATGCGCCGGCGTTTAGCAGAATTTAATAGAAAACGCATTGTGGAAGCCCAACCACAAATTCATGTCGGTATTGGCATCAGTTCGGGAGACGTCGTATCAGGAAATATTGGCTCTCAAAAACGTATGGATTATACGGTAATTGGCGATGGCGTTAATTTAAGTTCTCGCTTGGAAGGTGTGACTAAAGAATATGGCTGTGATATTATTTTGAGCGAGTACACTTACGAGTTATGCGCTGATAAAATTTGGGTGCGAGAATTAGATAAAATTCGCGTCAAAGGCAAACATCAAGCTGTTAATATCTATGAATTAATAGGCGACCGCCGCCAGCCTTTAGATGGCCAAAAAGCGAAAATGCTAGAACTCTATGAGGCTGGACGCCATGCTTATTTAGTAAGGAATTTTAAAAAGTCACTGGTTTATTTTAATCAAATTGAAGAAATCGACCCCACAGATCGCGTTGTGGCTGTATATCTGGAACGCTGCTTAAATTATCTCAAAAATCCTCCGCCGGAAACTTGGGATGGTGTTCACACTATGACGACTAAATAA